A genomic segment from Chitinophaga niabensis encodes:
- the rpmD gene encoding 50S ribosomal protein L30 yields the protein MAKIKVTQVKSGIDRPERQKLTLKALGLKKMHATVEVEATPQVLGMVRAVNHLVKVENVNA from the coding sequence ATGGCAAAGATTAAAGTCACTCAGGTAAAAAGTGGTATCGACCGTCCGGAAAGACAAAAGCTGACCCTTAAGGCGCTTGGTCTGAAAAAGATGCATGCCACTGTTGAAGTAGAAGCAACCCCCCAGGTACTGGGTATGGTGCGTGCCGTGAACCATCTGGTAAAGGTGGAGAATGTAAACGCGTAA
- the rplN gene encoding 50S ribosomal protein L14, with translation MIQQESRLNVADNSGAKEVLCIRVLGNSGQDYAGVGDKIVVTVKDAIPGGGVKKGTVTKAVIVRTKKKLRRKDGSYIRFDDNAVVLLNNSDEPRGTRIFGPVARELRDKGYMKIISLAPEVL, from the coding sequence ATGATACAACAAGAATCAAGGCTGAACGTAGCTGATAACAGTGGTGCTAAAGAAGTACTCTGTATCCGCGTACTCGGCAACTCCGGTCAGGATTACGCAGGTGTGGGTGATAAGATTGTAGTGACTGTGAAAGACGCTATCCCCGGTGGTGGTGTAAAGAAAGGCACAGTAACCAAAGCTGTTATTGTAAGAACAAAGAAGAAACTCCGTCGTAAAGATGGTTCTTACATCCGCTTCGATGACAACGCCGTTGTATTGCTGAATAACTCAGACGAGCCACGCGGTACCCGTATATTCGGTCCGGTTGCACGTGAGCTTCGCGATAAAGGATATATGAAGATCATCTCCCTGGCGCCAGAAGTGCTTTAA
- the rpsJ gene encoding 30S ribosomal protein S10 produces the protein MSQRIRIKLKSYDHNLVDKSAEKIVKTVRNTGAVVTGPIPLPTEKKIFTVLRSPHVNKKAREQFQLCTHKRLLDIYTSSSRTVDALSKLDLPSGVEVEIKA, from the coding sequence ATGTCTCAGAGAATTAGAATCAAGCTGAAGTCCTACGATCACAACCTGGTGGATAAGTCTGCCGAGAAGATCGTTAAAACCGTGCGTAACACGGGTGCCGTGGTAACAGGTCCAATTCCTTTACCAACAGAGAAGAAAATCTTTACGGTACTGCGTTCTCCGCACGTTAACAAAAAAGCGCGTGAGCAATTCCAACTGTGCACGCACAAGCGTTTGTTAGACATTTACACCTCTTCTTCCAGGACTGTAGACGCGCTGAGTAAGCTGGATCTGCCTTCCGGAGTAGAAGTGGAAATTAAAGCGTAG
- the rpsC gene encoding 30S ribosomal protein S3 has translation MGQKTNPIGNRLGIIRGWDSNWYGSKKDYASKLIEDNKIRTYLNARINKGGISRVVIERTLGKLIITIHTSKPGIIIGKGGNEVDRIKEELKKLTGKEDVQINILEIRRPEIDATIVAETIAKQIESRINYKRAIKMAIATALRMGAEGIKVKIGGRLGGAEIARSEEMKQGRVPLHTFRMDIDYASLFALTVYGKIGIKVWICKGEVLGKRDLNPNAVSGKDGEGRVGGGHQGGGNRGGGDRGGERRDNRGGGGGDRRGGGDRGPRK, from the coding sequence ATGGGTCAGAAAACAAATCCTATTGGTAACAGGTTAGGTATCATCAGAGGATGGGACTCTAATTGGTATGGAAGCAAAAAGGATTATGCTTCCAAGCTGATCGAGGATAACAAGATCAGGACTTACCTGAATGCACGTATCAACAAAGGCGGCATTTCACGCGTAGTGATCGAAAGAACACTCGGTAAGCTCATCATCACCATTCATACCTCTAAGCCTGGTATCATCATAGGTAAAGGTGGTAACGAAGTGGACCGCATCAAGGAAGAATTGAAGAAACTGACCGGAAAAGAAGATGTTCAGATCAACATTCTGGAGATCCGTCGTCCGGAGATAGATGCTACCATCGTTGCTGAAACGATCGCTAAACAGATCGAAAGCCGTATCAACTACAAACGCGCTATCAAAATGGCTATTGCTACCGCTCTCCGTATGGGTGCAGAAGGTATCAAGGTTAAGATCGGTGGTCGTTTGGGTGGTGCTGAGATCGCCCGTTCAGAAGAAATGAAACAAGGCCGCGTTCCTCTGCATACTTTCCGTATGGATATCGATTACGCTTCTTTGTTCGCATTGACTGTTTACGGTAAGATCGGTATCAAAGTGTGGATCTGTAAAGGTGAAGTACTGGGTAAACGTGATCTGAACCCTAACGCTGTATCCGGCAAAGATGGTGAAGGCCGCGTAGGTGGTGGTCACCAGGGCGGTGGAAACCGTGGTGGCGGAGATCGTGGTGGTGAAAGAAGAGACAACCGCGGTGGCGGTGGTGGTGATAGAAGAGGTGGTGGAGACCGTGGTCCTCGTAAATAA
- the rplB gene encoding 50S ribosomal protein L2: MALKKYKPITAGTRWKIGNAYAELTSDTPEKSLLAPAQRTGGRNVQGRRSMRYIGGGHKKQYRIIDFKRDKVSIPATVKTIEYDPNRSAFIALLNYADGEKRYIIAPNGLQVGATVISGPEVAPELGNALPLKNMPLGTVVHNIELQPGKGAAIARSAGTYAQLSNKEEKYAVLKMPSGELRKVLNTCMATVGTVSNSDHALQSIGKAGANRWRGIKPRTRGVAMNPVDHPMGGGEGRASGGHPRSRSGKYAKGLKTRKSHKSSDKLIITRKNGKKL; this comes from the coding sequence ATGGCACTGAAAAAGTACAAACCGATTACAGCCGGTACCCGTTGGAAAATAGGTAATGCATATGCAGAGCTGACATCCGACACTCCTGAGAAAAGCCTCCTGGCTCCTGCTCAGAGAACTGGCGGTAGAAACGTGCAAGGTAGAAGGTCTATGCGCTACATTGGCGGTGGACACAAGAAACAATACCGTATCATCGATTTCAAACGTGATAAGGTAAGCATCCCGGCTACAGTAAAAACGATCGAGTACGATCCAAACCGTAGCGCATTCATTGCTCTGCTGAACTATGCAGATGGTGAGAAACGTTACATCATTGCTCCAAACGGACTGCAGGTTGGTGCTACTGTTATCAGCGGCCCTGAAGTTGCTCCGGAACTGGGTAATGCATTACCGTTGAAAAACATGCCTTTGGGTACTGTTGTTCATAATATCGAGCTGCAACCTGGTAAAGGTGCCGCTATCGCACGCAGTGCCGGTACTTATGCGCAATTGAGCAACAAGGAAGAAAAATACGCTGTGTTGAAAATGCCTTCCGGCGAGTTACGTAAAGTGTTGAACACTTGCATGGCTACCGTAGGTACAGTTTCTAACTCTGATCACGCGCTGCAATCTATCGGTAAGGCTGGTGCCAACCGTTGGAGAGGTATTAAGCCCCGTACGCGTGGTGTGGCCATGAACCCTGTGGATCACCCGATGGGTGGTGGTGAAGGTAGAGCTTCAGGTGGTCACCCAAGATCAAGGAGCGGTAAATATGCGAAAGGTCTGAAAACCAGGAAATCGCATAAGAGCTCAGATAAACTGATCATCACCCGTAAAAACGGTAAGAAATTATAA
- the rpsS gene encoding 30S ribosomal protein S19 — protein MGRSIKKGPYVDFKLEKKVEKQNEGGSKRTVIKTWSRRSTITPDFVGHTFAVHNGNKFIPVYVTEFMVGHKLGEFAPTRNFKGHANKKM, from the coding sequence ATGGGTCGTTCCATTAAAAAAGGTCCTTACGTAGACTTCAAATTAGAGAAGAAAGTAGAAAAACAGAACGAGGGTGGTTCTAAAAGGACCGTTATCAAAACCTGGAGTCGTCGTTCTACTATCACTCCCGATTTCGTAGGCCATACTTTTGCCGTACACAACGGTAACAAGTTCATCCCGGTTTACGTAACCGAGTTCATGGTGGGTCACAAACTGGGTGAATTTGCACCTACCCGCAACTTCAAGGGACACGCAAACAAAAAAATGTAG
- a CDS encoding energy transducer TonB has protein sequence MRFLSIVLCLFVYFPVFAQNQDSIPLSQAELEEALEQELIALKADVLPEFPGGSRNMGNWLNYNLTVPYFNLREDTLVRVYVDFTVEHTGYVTGVKLRRSSGFKQLDREVLLLFSRMPKWKPGTLNGKPVDLNLTIPMNVQLGNSMRKPYNVPTPEVSRLPQYVGGGKALAYFIRKNLQYPKEAKSAGIAGAVTVEFLILANGRVDNAATIGDAIGYGLEEEATRIVEKMPKWIPAELDGRKVPSKHQVIIRFELPKH, from the coding sequence ATGCGGTTTTTATCTATTGTATTATGCCTGTTTGTTTATTTTCCTGTTTTTGCCCAAAACCAGGACTCAATACCCCTTAGCCAGGCAGAATTAGAAGAAGCCCTCGAACAGGAACTCATCGCACTGAAAGCCGATGTACTCCCCGAATTCCCAGGCGGCTCCCGTAATATGGGAAACTGGCTTAACTATAACCTTACCGTGCCCTACTTCAACCTGCGGGAAGATACCCTGGTGAGGGTATATGTGGATTTCACGGTAGAACATACCGGTTATGTGACCGGTGTAAAGCTCCGGCGCTCGTCCGGGTTCAAGCAACTGGACAGGGAGGTGCTCCTCCTGTTTTCCCGCATGCCCAAATGGAAACCAGGCACCCTGAACGGAAAGCCGGTGGACCTTAACCTCACCATTCCCATGAATGTACAGTTGGGTAACAGCATGCGTAAGCCATATAATGTACCCACCCCGGAAGTCTCCCGGTTACCTCAGTACGTGGGCGGCGGTAAAGCGTTGGCCTATTTTATCAGAAAGAACCTCCAGTACCCTAAAGAGGCAAAAAGTGCCGGCATTGCCGGGGCGGTGACGGTAGAATTCCTGATCCTTGCCAACGGGCGCGTGGATAATGCTGCCACGATCGGTGATGCCATCGGTTATGGCCTCGAAGAGGAGGCTACCCGCATTGTGGAGAAAATGCCCAAATGGATCCCCGCGGAGCTGGATGGCAGGAAAGTACCCAGCAAACACCAGGTGATCATCCGCTTTGAACTGCCCAAACACTAA
- the rpsN gene encoding 30S ribosomal protein S14 translates to MAKESVKARQRKREAMVAKFAEKRAALKAEGNYAELDKLPKNASPVRLHNRCQLSGRPKGYIRMFGVCRNMFRDMALAGKIPGVRKASW, encoded by the coding sequence ATGGCAAAAGAATCCGTAAAAGCCAGACAAAGGAAGAGAGAAGCGATGGTAGCCAAGTTCGCAGAAAAACGCGCTGCTTTGAAAGCAGAAGGCAATTATGCTGAGCTGGACAAACTGCCTAAGAACGCATCTCCCGTTCGCCTGCACAACAGATGCCAACTCTCCGGTCGTCCAAAAGGATATATCCGCATGTTTGGCGTATGTCGTAACATGTTCCGCGACATGGCACTGGCAGGTAAGATCCCTGGTGTAAGAAAAGCAAGCTGGTAA
- the rpsQ gene encoding 30S ribosomal protein S17 yields the protein MTEERKVRKTRIGLVSSNKMDKTITVEVERKVKHPIYGKFIKKTTKFMAHDEKNECSIGDTVRIMESRPLSKNKNWRMVEVIAKVK from the coding sequence ATGACCGAAGAAAGAAAAGTAAGAAAAACCAGGATCGGACTGGTATCCAGCAATAAAATGGATAAAACCATTACTGTTGAAGTTGAACGTAAAGTGAAACACCCGATCTATGGTAAGTTCATTAAGAAAACCACCAAGTTCATGGCACACGACGAAAAGAACGAGTGCAGCATTGGTGATACCGTACGTATCATGGAATCCCGCCCGTTAAGCAAAAACAAGAACTGGCGCATGGTTGAAGTGATCGCTAAAGTAAAGTAA
- the rplR gene encoding 50S ribosomal protein L18 — MSTRTDRRQNIRYRIRKKISGTAQHPRLAVYRSNADIYVQLIDDTNGTTLASASSRDKDIKAQQGTKSEKSKLVGAALATKAKALGLSTCVFDRSGYLYHGRVKAVADGAREGGLQF; from the coding sequence ATGAGTACAAGAACAGACAGAAGACAAAATATCCGCTACCGGATCCGTAAAAAGATCAGCGGAACTGCACAACATCCCCGTTTAGCGGTTTACCGCAGTAACGCGGACATCTATGTGCAGCTGATTGACGATACCAATGGCACTACCCTGGCATCCGCTTCTTCCCGTGATAAGGATATCAAAGCCCAGCAAGGTACCAAATCCGAGAAATCAAAGCTGGTGGGCGCTGCATTGGCCACTAAAGCCAAAGCACTGGGACTTTCAACCTGCGTATTCGACAGGAGTGGTTACCTCTACCATGGTCGTGTAAAAGCAGTAGCTGATGGCGCACGCGAAGGTGGACTGCAATTTTAA
- the rplW gene encoding 50S ribosomal protein L23, with product MKLSDVLIKPVISEKVNKATEKFNRFYFIVDKKANKLEIKKAVEDFYGVTVAEVNTMVVPGKNKTRFTKAGFISGRKPSHKKAVVTLAKGESIDLYANI from the coding sequence ATGAAACTGTCTGATGTTTTAATCAAACCGGTGATATCGGAGAAGGTAAACAAGGCGACTGAAAAGTTTAACCGCTTTTACTTCATTGTTGACAAAAAAGCCAACAAACTGGAGATAAAGAAAGCAGTGGAAGATTTCTACGGCGTAACCGTTGCAGAAGTTAACACCATGGTGGTTCCAGGTAAGAATAAAACCCGCTTTACCAAAGCTGGCTTTATCTCAGGCCGCAAACCTTCCCACAAGAAAGCAGTGGTAACACTGGCGAAAGGAGAATCCATAGATCTGTATGCTAACATATAA
- the rplF gene encoding 50S ribosomal protein L6, with the protein MSRIGRSPIKLASGVTVTVSPANEITVKGPKGELKKEMDRDIKLEVKDGEILISRPTDQIRHRALHGLYRALVANMVTGVSEGFKKQLELVGVGYKAANQGQLLDLSLGYSHNIIFEIPSELKVSTLTEKGQNPKIMLEGIDNQLLGQVAAKIRSLRKPEPYKGKGVRYAGEVVRKKAGKSAGK; encoded by the coding sequence ATGTCACGTATAGGAAGAAGTCCTATTAAATTGGCCAGCGGCGTTACAGTAACTGTATCCCCTGCTAACGAGATCACGGTTAAAGGTCCCAAAGGTGAACTGAAGAAAGAAATGGACCGTGATATCAAACTGGAAGTAAAAGATGGTGAGATCCTGATCTCCCGTCCTACAGACCAGATCCGTCACCGCGCTTTGCATGGCTTATACCGTGCTCTCGTAGCTAACATGGTTACAGGCGTATCTGAAGGATTCAAAAAACAACTCGAACTGGTGGGTGTGGGTTATAAAGCTGCGAACCAGGGTCAGTTGTTAGACCTATCTTTAGGTTATTCTCACAACATTATCTTCGAAATACCATCTGAACTGAAGGTTTCAACCCTCACAGAAAAAGGTCAGAATCCGAAGATCATGCTGGAAGGTATAGACAATCAACTGTTAGGCCAGGTAGCTGCCAAGATCCGCAGCCTCCGCAAACCAGAACCATACAAAGGTAAAGGTGTTCGTTATGCAGGTGAAGTGGTACGTAAGAAAGCTGGTAAATCTGCCGGTAAGTAA
- the rplX gene encoding 50S ribosomal protein L24 gives MKTRFKPKFNIKKGDLVVVVTGDDKDRTKPRKVLEVILDKSRVLVEGVNIITKHTKPSAQNTKGGIVKVEAPIAISNVMLWDAKAGAPTRVARQKQDGKVVRIAKKSGEVIK, from the coding sequence ATGAAAACTAGATTTAAGCCTAAGTTCAACATTAAGAAAGGCGACCTGGTTGTGGTGGTTACCGGTGATGATAAAGACCGGACCAAACCCCGCAAGGTGTTGGAAGTAATTCTTGACAAAAGCCGTGTATTAGTGGAAGGCGTGAACATCATCACTAAACACACCAAACCTTCTGCCCAGAATACCAAAGGCGGTATTGTAAAGGTAGAAGCTCCTATTGCTATCTCTAACGTGATGTTATGGGATGCAAAGGCTGGCGCACCTACACGTGTAGCTCGTCAGAAACAGGATGGTAAAGTAGTTCGTATCGCTAAAAAATCAGGGGAGGTAATCAAATAA
- the rpsH gene encoding 30S ribosomal protein S8, which translates to MVTDPIADFLTRIRNAQMANHRIVEIPASKLKKRITEILYDKGYILKYKFEEDNKQGLIKIALKYDPQTKIPAITDLQRISRPGLRQYSKPDGFTRIKNGLGIAIISTSKGVMTDKEAKQQNVGGEVVCFVY; encoded by the coding sequence ATGGTTACTGATCCAATAGCAGATTTTTTAACACGCATCCGTAACGCCCAGATGGCAAATCACAGGATCGTGGAAATTCCGGCTTCAAAACTGAAGAAACGCATTACCGAAATCTTGTATGATAAAGGTTATATCCTGAAATACAAGTTCGAAGAGGACAACAAACAAGGCCTCATTAAAATAGCGCTGAAATACGATCCGCAAACAAAGATCCCTGCGATCACTGACCTGCAAAGGATCAGCCGTCCGGGTCTGCGCCAGTATTCCAAACCTGATGGTTTCACACGCATCAAGAATGGCCTGGGTATCGCTATCATTTCTACTTCCAAAGGTGTAATGACCGATAAGGAAGCGAAACAACAGAACGTAGGTGGCGAAGTAGTTTGCTTCGTTTATTAA
- the rplE gene encoding 50S ribosomal protein L5, whose protein sequence is MANTSYQPRLQTKYRNEVVSALHKKFNYKSVMQVPRLTKICLNQGINGAVGDKKLVDVAVDEMTRIAGQKAIATMSKKDISNFKLRKNMPIGARVTLRGVNMYEFLDRLISVSLPRVRDFKGINEKAFDGRGNYTLGVTEQIIFPEIDIDKVSRMTGMDITFVTTAKTNEEAYELLKELGMPFKNIRKEN, encoded by the coding sequence ATGGCAAACACATCATATCAACCCAGGCTGCAAACTAAATACCGTAATGAAGTGGTGTCTGCTTTGCATAAGAAATTCAATTATAAAAGCGTAATGCAGGTTCCCCGCCTTACCAAGATATGCCTGAACCAGGGTATCAACGGTGCGGTAGGTGATAAGAAACTGGTAGATGTTGCAGTAGATGAAATGACCCGTATCGCCGGTCAGAAAGCTATTGCTACCATGTCTAAAAAGGACATCTCCAACTTCAAACTGCGTAAGAACATGCCGATTGGTGCACGTGTTACGCTGCGTGGTGTAAATATGTACGAGTTCCTGGACAGGCTGATCTCTGTATCCCTGCCCCGTGTTCGTGACTTTAAAGGTATCAACGAAAAAGCTTTTGACGGCCGTGGTAACTATACCCTGGGTGTTACAGAGCAGATCATCTTCCCTGAGATCGACATCGATAAAGTTTCCCGTATGACTGGTATGGATATCACTTTCGTGACCACTGCCAAAACCAACGAAGAAGCTTATGAGCTGTTGAAAGAACTGGGCATGCCTTTCAAGAACATCAGAAAAGAAAACTAA
- the rpmC gene encoding 50S ribosomal protein L29, whose product MPKAILDLKGLTEQDLKDKLSEEKLRLKKVTFSHAVTPIENPMSIRFIRRDIARIQTELRRRALGF is encoded by the coding sequence ATGCCAAAAGCAATACTGGACCTTAAAGGCCTGACTGAACAAGATCTGAAAGACAAATTGTCTGAAGAGAAGTTGCGCTTGAAAAAGGTCACGTTCAGCCACGCGGTAACACCGATCGAAAATCCGATGAGCATCCGCTTCATCAGAAGGGACATCGCACGTATCCAGACTGAACTGCGCAGAAGAGCGTTGGGTTTCTAG
- the rplP gene encoding 50S ribosomal protein L16, translated as MLQPKRTKHRKMHKGRIKGNAKRGAALSFGSFGLKALEPKWITDRQIEAARVALTRHMKREGNVWIRIFPDKPITAKPLEVRMGKGKGAPDHWACVVKPGRILFEADGVPLQVAKEAMELAAQKLPIKVKFVVRRDFVA; from the coding sequence ATGTTACAGCCCAAGAGAACGAAACACAGGAAGATGCACAAAGGCCGCATCAAAGGTAACGCAAAGAGGGGCGCAGCTCTTTCTTTCGGTTCATTCGGCCTTAAAGCATTGGAACCTAAGTGGATCACAGACCGTCAGATAGAAGCTGCGCGGGTGGCGCTGACCAGGCATATGAAGCGTGAAGGTAACGTGTGGATCCGCATTTTCCCGGACAAACCAATCACTGCTAAGCCGTTGGAAGTGAGGATGGGTAAAGGTAAAGGTGCTCCAGACCATTGGGCATGCGTAGTAAAGCCCGGTCGCATCCTGTTTGAAGCAGATGGTGTTCCCCTGCAAGTAGCTAAAGAAGCTATGGAACTGGCTGCACAGAAACTGCCGATCAAAGTGAAATTCGTAGTGCGCCGCGACTTTGTTGCTTAA
- the rpsE gene encoding 30S ribosomal protein S5 yields the protein MAKNSFNKVKAGDLELKEKVVAINRVTKTTKGGRTFSFSALVVVGNENGVVGHGLGKAKEVQEAITKGIDDAKKNLIKIPVHHGTIPHDQLAKEGAAKVLIKPAAHGTGVIAGGSMRAVLESAGITDVLAKSLGSANPHNVVKATFKALGLLREPLQIAKTRSISLKKVFNG from the coding sequence ATGGCAAAGAATTCATTCAATAAAGTAAAAGCTGGCGATCTTGAGCTGAAAGAGAAGGTTGTAGCTATCAACAGGGTTACCAAAACCACCAAAGGCGGCCGGACTTTCAGTTTCTCCGCGCTGGTAGTTGTAGGTAATGAGAACGGTGTGGTAGGTCACGGCCTTGGTAAAGCCAAGGAAGTACAGGAAGCCATCACTAAAGGGATCGACGACGCTAAAAAGAACCTGATTAAGATCCCGGTACATCACGGCACCATTCCTCACGACCAACTGGCGAAGGAAGGTGCAGCGAAAGTACTGATCAAACCAGCCGCTCACGGTACTGGTGTGATCGCAGGAGGTTCTATGCGTGCTGTGCTGGAAAGCGCTGGTATTACCGACGTTCTGGCGAAATCCCTGGGTTCTGCAAACCCGCACAACGTGGTGAAAGCTACTTTCAAAGCGTTGGGCCTGCTGCGCGAACCGCTGCAGATTGCTAAAACCCGTAGCATTTCCCTGAAAAAGGTATTCAACGGATAA
- the rplD gene encoding 50S ribosomal protein L4, translated as MQLDILNIEGKKTGRTIELPEEIFGVEPNNHVIYLAVKQYLAAQRQGTHKVKTRAEVKGASRKLHKQKGTGGSRKGNIRNPLYKGGGTIFGPKPHSYDFKLNRKVKDVAKISALSTKAKENSIIIVEDINLDAPKTKQFQSILKNLNINVGGKKTLVVLPEYNDNVYLSLRNIPTVDGTVLSDVNTYEIMNSNYLVFTESAAKIFTEETADIVEA; from the coding sequence ATGCAACTAGATATTTTAAATATAGAAGGTAAGAAGACCGGAAGAACTATTGAGCTTCCTGAAGAGATATTTGGTGTTGAGCCGAACAATCACGTGATCTACCTCGCTGTAAAGCAATACCTGGCTGCGCAACGTCAGGGTACGCACAAGGTAAAGACCCGTGCTGAAGTGAAAGGTGCTTCCCGCAAACTGCACAAACAAAAAGGTACCGGCGGTTCCCGTAAAGGTAACATCCGTAACCCATTGTATAAAGGTGGTGGTACCATCTTCGGGCCAAAACCTCACAGTTACGATTTCAAACTGAACCGTAAGGTGAAAGATGTAGCGAAGATCTCTGCACTGTCTACCAAGGCTAAAGAGAACAGCATCATCATCGTTGAGGATATCAACCTGGATGCACCTAAGACCAAACAGTTCCAAAGCATTCTCAAAAACCTGAACATCAATGTAGGTGGAAAGAAAACCCTTGTGGTTCTTCCTGAGTACAATGATAACGTATACCTGTCCCTTCGCAATATCCCTACCGTTGACGGTACTGTATTGAGCGATGTGAACACATACGAGATCATGAACAGCAACTACCTGGTGTTCACAGAAAGCGCAGCAAAGATCTTCACTGAAGAAACTGCTGACATTGTAGAAGCATAA
- the rplC gene encoding 50S ribosomal protein L3, with translation MKGIIGKKIGMTSIFEANGKQTACTIIEAGPCVVTQVKSQSSDGYDAVQVAYGEKKVKNTPKAEQNHFAKAQTSPKRYVKEFRNPDAAVAKALGETITCEIFAEGEKIDIVGTSKGKGFQGVVKRHGFSGVGEASHGQHDRQRAPGSVGGSSYPSRVFKGMRMAGQMGNERVKVKGLKILKIFPEKNYILVSGSVPGHIGSIVLIQK, from the coding sequence ATGAAAGGTATTATTGGTAAAAAGATTGGTATGACCAGTATCTTCGAGGCCAATGGTAAGCAAACTGCTTGTACCATTATCGAGGCTGGTCCATGCGTGGTTACCCAGGTGAAATCTCAATCATCTGACGGGTACGACGCTGTTCAGGTAGCTTATGGCGAGAAGAAAGTTAAGAACACTCCCAAGGCAGAACAAAATCACTTCGCGAAAGCACAAACCTCCCCTAAACGTTACGTAAAAGAATTCCGCAACCCGGACGCTGCTGTAGCTAAAGCACTTGGCGAAACTATCACCTGCGAGATCTTCGCTGAAGGTGAGAAGATCGACATTGTAGGCACTTCCAAAGGTAAAGGTTTCCAGGGTGTTGTTAAACGCCACGGATTCAGCGGTGTGGGTGAAGCTTCCCATGGTCAGCACGACCGTCAGAGAGCTCCCGGTTCTGTAGGTGGTTCATCTTATCCTTCCCGCGTTTTCAAGGGTATGCGTATGGCTGGCCAAATGGGTAATGAAAGAGTGAAAGTGAAAGGCCTGAAGATCCTGAAGATTTTCCCTGAGAAGAATTATATCCTGGTAAGTGGTTCCGTTCCCGGCCACATTGGTTCAATCGTTTTAATCCAGAAGTAA
- the rplV gene encoding 50S ribosomal protein L22 produces MEAVAKLNNNPTSTRKMRLLADLIRGLDAEKALNILKFHPKHPSVPLEKLLLSAIANWKIKNEGARVEDANLFVKTVFVDGGRVLKRMRPAPQGRGYRVRKRSNHVTLVVDGRAAK; encoded by the coding sequence ATGGAAGCAGTAGCTAAGCTGAACAACAATCCTACATCTACCCGCAAAATGCGTTTGCTCGCAGACCTTATCCGCGGCCTTGATGCAGAGAAAGCTTTGAATATTTTGAAATTCCATCCTAAACACCCTAGCGTGCCGCTGGAGAAACTTTTGCTATCAGCTATAGCAAACTGGAAGATCAAAAACGAAGGCGCGAGGGTTGAAGATGCTAACCTGTTCGTAAAAACTGTTTTTGTAGACGGTGGCCGCGTTCTTAAAAGGATGCGTCCGGCTCCACAAGGTAGAGGTTACCGTGTGCGCAAAAGAAGTAATCACGTAACACTGGTGGTAGATGGTCGCGCTGCTAAGTAA